GACTATATTCTTGGCGATGGTGCAGTCTCACCAGGAGATTTGGAATGGATCTAAAAAGAAGTCTCATCATTCTTTTTGAAGGAAATTGGGCACAGACAGGTTCCCCCTTAGCACCTGGGTTCGTCACAGCTCTTGGCCATTCATTCCTGAGTTCGTCAAGGTTTGGGCCAGCATATCATACTACCTCAGCCAACGGCTGGCTCTCCACCAGGTGGGACttacctccttctcctcccctcacATCCTGACAAAGGTTGATGAAGTCCTGACAGACCTTTGCCATGGAGTGCAATTGGTTTGCCCCTCCTTTGAAAGACGGAACAATGCCCCAGCACGACCCTGCAATGCACAGATGTGCAACGGACCACCTCCTCTGTCCGTTCAGATGTACAATAAGGTCCAGGCCTGGTGTCATCAAAAGGGTTGGTGCTTCTGGAGTCCCCATGGTCAGACAAAACTTGCATGACAAAACTTGGGAGCCTGGGACACTTCAGGGTTTATTCCAAGTGTGGgaaccacccacccacccacacatCTTTTATCGTATTGAGCCAAAGGATGTTTGTCAGCTTTTCCTGAACTACCTGGCTCTTCATGAatgaaggggagggagagggaaaagcgTGGGCCCTGTTTGTCCTCTCCCAAGCTTTCCAAAGAGCCCATCTTGCTCCTTTGTACCTCAGGCATGGGCAGGGCACTCGGCGCCGTCACCATTCTCTGACAAGTCATCCGTCTGTCCCTCCAAGACTTCTGATCCACCACCTCATCTCTTTCAGGCTGTCCGCATTCCTGGACTTGGGACTTTTGGGGTTGTCAGAGAGCGAGTAGTCAGCAAGGAGAAGGGTCTGGTGGTTGTGGAGAGACCCGTGTTTCATCTTGCGAACGCTATTGCGCGGGATCATGACCTCCGATATGGTTGCATAGACGTTGCTGGTAAGCAGACAGACTGGAAGCGGCGCTTGCCTTTTTGAGCAGAGTGGGGAGGTGTGCTCTGTTGTCCAGAGGTGACTGAGCGGAGTACCAAACTCCCACCGCAGTCCTGAGAACagcttcagctggagaaaaCCAGCCTGCTGTGCAAAGGAGCCTGCCTACCTACTCGTTTAAATAATCACCAGAGGACAATACAGCATAACAGCACACTCTCTCTGACCTGCCTCAACAACATGTTTCCTTCCAGTTTTATTGGTGCTGTGTCTTCTTGTCACATGGTATTTCAACTCTCGCTCCCTCTTTCTGCTGCGCTGGACCTAATACAGGCAAATGCCAGGCTCTTCCCGGCTCTCACAGCCTCGTTGCAAGGGGGAAACCCGGGGGGGAAAGACGGTTCGTTCCAAACCCCAGTGACCCCAAAGCCTGCGCTTCCTAGTCGCTGCTGCCATTGCAGCAGCTGCCGCAGGACCCTTGGGGGCACCAAGAGCCTGGGACTGTGTTTGGGGTGCATTTCTGTGTAACGACAAAGAGAGCACAGAGTGTGGGCACAGCTCCAGTGGCCTGGCACCCTCCAGCTTGCCGTGGGACCTGGCGCCTTTCTCCCCACCTTGTCCTGCAGTCATGGTTCTTCTTCCTGCCAAGCGCCTAAGactctttcctccctttctgtATCAGAGAAACCATAGCTGTTGGCTCCACACCTCACTTTCCACCTCTGGCAGGAAGGGATGACCGGAGCTTCTCCTCAGAGGCGCTGTCCCAGCGAGACAACTCAGTAGCAACGTGTTGCACGAGAGCCTGGCAGCTGCAGACTTCTGACTGTAGCCTGCTTAGCAGCTCTGCAAGTTcatgtgtttctcttctcttgtttttcaggTCATCAGCATTTTGAGCAACTGCCATACGCTCGGATAGCCTCAGAGAACGCTGTCTCTGAGGGCACGGTGCAGCTCTGCGTGGAAAGGACCATGCGTCTTTTCCGTGTCTGCCTCGAGAACAGGGATAACGTTGCCCTCGTTTGGAGGGACGTGGGCATGCTGATCATCCAGGGAAGAGACGTAAAAATGAGGTTTTACACAGACTTTCTGAAAAGGCTGAATGGGACTGACCAGAGTTTGCAAGCTGTTCTCGAggtaggatttttattttcccagtgcCACTCCTGGTTCTTCTGAAATGCATtcgggggctgggggtctgCTTTCTCCTGGCCTGCCATGCCTTTTGTTCAGCCCCTTGGGCTCCTTGCGGTCTACAGCACCGCAGGCGCTCTGTAGAGCGCTTGCCTTGCGTGCAACGGTCCGGCTTTGCAAGAGGTACCGCCAGAGGGGCCTCGCTTTGTGACAAAAGGCCAGCGTTGACGGTGGGCAGCGCTCCTGGCCTCACTCTCGGGGTAGGGAGCAGAGGCACAGGCAGAGCAAGGCGTGCTGAGGCCAGAGCCCTTTGGCTGCTCTGGCTTTTTGCTTGCGTTGGTCTAAGGTGGACTGAGcagccagcccttcccagcGTCCCCATGTCCCATCATCTGTCTCCATCCTTGTTGCAGATGCCAGAGATGAGGGACTCGGTCATCTCACGCCATGACACTGCTGCTTCCCAGACCTCTTCTGGGCGTGTTATCGTCCTACCAGGGTATGTTtgctcctgcagcccttggCTGAGCAAGCGAGCAGCTTCTCAGCTCGTGCTTGGGAGGGCTGCCTTGCCAGGCACCGAGAACTACACTCGTGATGGCGCTGAGGACTGAGTGTTTGAGAGGCCTGTTGGCAGGGAACTCCCTGCTTGCTCTTGTTCACTTTGACTTCATTTGGAGGAAAGTGGGACAGCGACGATGCTTCATGTGCCTGTCCTACTGTGGACCTAGAGAGGCATTTAGGCAACATTTTCCATCAGGTTTCTCCcgctctttttctttcctgtgggtGAGACTGCCTTCTGCTTGGGGCCAAGTGGTAGAGGGGTGGGTTCTTGTCCAAACAGGACCTTGCAGCTGGTGGGGTTCTGCAGAGCTCTGTCTCCTGCCAACGTTGCTGTGCAGTGCCATTGACGActgaggggagggaggtgaCTCCTTATAGCTGCAACGGCATTAATCTGCAAGGCTCGACGAGAAACTTGGAGGACTAGATCAGGATTCAAAATGGTATTGCATCATCAGAGCACTAAAGATTAGTCTGCCCTCCATGTGCACTATGAGTAAAGAGCGGAACCGTTTTCCCCACAAGCAGCAACGGGAGTTCCTGCTGTGGTCCTCTGGGATGGGCTGCCTTGGGAAACAAAGCGGTGTCCTTTTTTCAGCCTGGTGCCTACTTCCTCTTTCCAGGTACAAGCTTGAGACCGTGCCTAAAATGCCAACAGTGAAAGCAGACCTGACAGGACACGTGAAGGCCGCCCCAGAGAAGGGCTGGGGAAAAGGCGATGGCAGTGGAAAGAAAGGTAAGGGACCAGCGGGTTGctggcagggggctggaggTTTTCCTTCCTCCGCTCCTGGAGGGGCTTAGAGCTGAGGTTCCCCCAGGATGCCTGGAAGAGGCAGAGGCACCTCCTGTGACTCTCTGTAGCCATTATGGTAAAGCTCCAGTGACCCATTGTGGAACAAGGTCTCAGGACAGCCCTGCACCACAAATGGCCACTGGGACTGCTGAAGGACACCTTCCCAGTGGCCTCCActccccagcctgtgctgcaaaCAGTGCCAGGCTCTGACCCTGCTTCTTTCCATCATATTCTCCGATGTCTCAGAAGCAATGCCTTTGGTGCGAACCTGCCCCAGCAGCAAATCTGTGTGCAGGGGACCAATGCAGAAATCCAAGAGCTGGCTCCGCTTGTGCTAAATGATTCCCTTCCCCAGAATGGCTCTTGGagaccaccagcatctcccagggAGCCCCCCATTACAGCCCATGGATGAGAGAAAGCTGTCAAAACAGTTTTCCCCAGGGAAATAATAATGGTGAACTGCAGGCCTGAGGAGCTGGGCAAAATCCCCAGTGTCAGAAAAGGCCTAAGACCTCCCTGGAGACATGGCTTTCATCCAAAGGGCTGAAAAGGAGCACCTTCATCAGTGTTACCAGTGCCTGAGCAGACCTGCACATCACTCTTCTTAGAACTGGGACATAATAGGCACCCAGTTCCCAGATCAACACCAAGATGCTGTTCTGAAGATTCGTCTCATTTCCTGTTTCTAGAGGATCTTGCCGAGCAGCGCCTCCTTCGTCGAGCAAGGCTTTCTCCAAAGCGGCTACCTGCAGCGACTGTAAAGTCAGAGCAGGGCCAGAAAGCTGAGGGGAGGGAGCCTCGTGCCAGGTGAGACACTTGCATAAATGGTGAGGGTGACCCCGTGCGCTCTCGTCTGCGTGGGAGCAGGATGTTTGTCCTGGACACAGGGGCTAGACAAACTCAAAGTGCAGTTATCCCACGTCCCACTAACTAATGGTTCCGTGGTGCATGGCAAGCGTCTTTTAGCTTCTTGGGAGACTCTGCCAGCAGCATCATTTCTTTCTTCGCTCCTGGTGTGCGTATCCGTTGAGTAACTAACTGCAAGTGCTCCTTCCAGGAGCGGAAGGTCTGTTTGGCTTTCCCTTCAGATTGACATGACCCCGACCTTTCTGTTTGCTGAGAACAGTGTTCTGCACTTAGGTACTGCAGAGGGTTCCTCCGATTAACCAGAAGCCTCTTCTATGTCTTATGgcctgcaaaagagaagggcCAAGGAGAGCTCACTGGCAGGATTGCTTTTCTCATGGGGTCGTGTCCTCCTCCTTTTGACACCGCGTCCCCAGTGCCCAACCTCCTCATACAGCCCGTGCGCACTCTTTTATTTCGGACCGCTGAGCAGACTTCGGTGCACTGACCCGAAGGATGTAGCGGTATCTCTGGGCGTAGGACCCCTTTCCTCTCGTTGCTCCAGCAAGAGAGGGCCTAGACCTGGGCATCCTGAGTTTTAGTGGG
The Haliaeetus albicilla chromosome 1, bHalAlb1.1, whole genome shotgun sequence DNA segment above includes these coding regions:
- the LOC138686761 gene encoding coiled-coil domain-containing protein 81-like, whose translation is MPQHDPAMHRCATDHLLCPFRCTIRSRPGVIKRTSDPPPHLFQAVRIPGLGTFGVVRERVVSKEKGLVVVERPVFHLANAIARDHDLRYGCIDVAGHQHFEQLPYARIASENAVSEGTVQLCVERTMRLFRVCLENRDNVALVWRDVGMLIIQGRDVKMRFYTDFLKRLNGTDQSLQAVLEMPEMRDSVISRHDTAASQTSSGRVIVLPGYKLETVPKMPTVKADLTGHVKAAPEKGWGKGDGSGKKGKGPAGCWQGAGGFPSSAPGGA